Part of the Streptomyces sp. NBC_01264 genome, GGGGTGGCCGCGCCGGGCCAGGCACCGGGAGCGGGGGCCGCGGCCGGAGGAGCGGCGGCCGGGGCCACGGGCTCGGGCGGAGCCACGGGGGCGGAGGCGGGGGCCTGGTGCGCGGGAGCCTGGTGCACCGGAGCCGGCTGCACGGGGGGCCGTACCGCCGCGGGGGCCATGGCGTGGGCCTCCGGCCCGGGTACGTAGCCCATGGCGGGGGCGGCCGGGGCCGCGGCGAAGGCGGCCGCGGCGGCGGAGGCCGCACCACCGCGCTCCAGCCGGTCGAGCCGCGCCTGCACGGAACGCTCGTCGTCGAAGGCGGCGGGCAGCAGCACGCGGGCGCAGATCAGCTCCAGCTGCAGCCGGGGCGAGGTGGCTCCGCGCATCTCCGTGAGCCCCGTGTTGACCAGGTCGGCGGCCCGGGACAGCTCGGCGGCCCCGAAGACGGAGGCCTGGGCCTGCATCCGCTCGACCACGTCGTTCGGGGCGTCGATGAGCCCCTTCTCCCGGGCGTCGGGCACGGCGGCCAGGATCACCAGGTCGCGCAGCCGCTCCAGCAGGTCGGCGACGAAGCGGCGCGGGTCGTTGCCGCCCTCCACCACCCGGTCCACGATCTCGAAGGCGGCGGCCCCGTCCCCGGCGGCGAACGCGTCCACGACTGCGTCCAGAAGGGTCCCGTCGGTGTACCCGAGGAGCGAGGTGGCCATGGCGTACGTCACACCCTGGTCGGCGGCGCCGGCCAGGAGCTGGTCCATGACGGACATGGAGTCACGGACGGATCCGGCGCCGGCCCGCACGACGAGCGGCAGCACGCCCTCCTCGACGTGGGCGCCCTCGCGGCCGCAGACCTCGCCGAGGTAGTCCCGCAGGGTGCCGGGGGGCACGAGCCGGAAGGGGTAGTGGTGCGTCCGGGACCGGATGGTCCCGATGACCTTCTCGGGCTCGGTCGTGGCGAAGATGAACTTGAGGTGCTCCGGCGGCTCCTCGACCACCTTCAGCAGGGCGTTGAAGCCCGCCGGGGTGACCATGTGCGCCTCATCGATGATGTAGATCTTGTACCGGCTGGAGGCGGGCCCGAAGAAGGCCTTCTCGCGCAGGTCACGGGCGTCGTCCACACCACCGTGCGAGGCGGCGTCGATCTCGATGACGTCGATCGACCCCGGCCCGTTGCGCGCGAGGTCCTTGCAGGACTGGCACTCACCGCAGGGCGTGGGCGTGGGGCCCTGCTCACAGTTCAGGCAGCGGGCGAGGATGCGCGCGCTGGTGGTCTTGCCACAGCCTCGCGGCCCGCTGAACAGGTACGCGTGATTGACCCGGTTGTTGCGCAGGGCCTGCATCAGCGGGTCAGTGACATGCTCCTGCCCGATGACCTCGGCGAACGACTCGGGGCGGTAGCGGCGGTACAGCGCAAGGGACGACACGTATACGAGG contains:
- a CDS encoding DNA polymerase III subunit gamma and tau: MSSLALYRRYRPESFAEVIGQEHVTDPLMQALRNNRVNHAYLFSGPRGCGKTTSARILARCLNCEQGPTPTPCGECQSCKDLARNGPGSIDVIEIDAASHGGVDDARDLREKAFFGPASSRYKIYIIDEAHMVTPAGFNALLKVVEEPPEHLKFIFATTEPEKVIGTIRSRTHHYPFRLVPPGTLRDYLGEVCGREGAHVEEGVLPLVVRAGAGSVRDSMSVMDQLLAGAADQGVTYAMATSLLGYTDGTLLDAVVDAFAAGDGAAAFEIVDRVVEGGNDPRRFVADLLERLRDLVILAAVPDAREKGLIDAPNDVVERMQAQASVFGAAELSRAADLVNTGLTEMRGATSPRLQLELICARVLLPAAFDDERSVQARLDRLERGGAASAAAAAFAAAPAAPAMGYVPGPEAHAMAPAAVRPPVQPAPVHQAPAHQAPASAPVAPPEPVAPAAAPPAAAPAPGAWPGAATPGAPAAPAPAAGAWPGAAQPGGGAPGAWPGAATPGAPTAPAAAPVAPAQAPAAPTAAAHAVPDPGMAAGAGQIQAMWPAVLDAVKNRRRFTWILLSQNAQVAGFDGTTLQLGFPNAGARDNFASSGSEDVLKAVLAEQFQVSWKIEAVVGGGAQPMAPVSASSYGAPPAPAYNQPPAQQAPQQSYQQPQQSQQPQQSYQQQPQQPQQSQQPQQSYQQHQPQQHQQPTHQAPPPVAPEDDVAEADDPDLVDTALSGHDLIVRELGATVVEEYTND